A single genomic interval of Hyphomicrobium methylovorum harbors:
- a CDS encoding NrsF family protein: MRTDDLINALAADTKSVQQPIGRTVTLAVVAASLATLVLFLSLIGARPDFSTAASTSPRFLFKFVVTLSLAVPAFLLARAISRPDFTPNARLLWLALAPALLLAGTILEMTLVPKTEWHTRMEGHNSITCMVLIPMLALVPFAAIFYALKSGAPANSSMAGAIAGLLAGGIAATLYASHCTDDSPMFVAAWYPFGIVLMTILGTLLGKRFLRW, from the coding sequence ATGAGGACCGACGACCTCATCAATGCACTTGCTGCCGATACCAAAAGCGTCCAGCAACCTATCGGCCGCACCGTGACGCTTGCAGTCGTCGCCGCGTCCCTCGCTACTCTTGTGCTCTTCCTCTCGCTGATCGGCGCACGTCCTGATTTTTCGACGGCTGCTTCAACGTCTCCGCGCTTTCTGTTCAAGTTCGTGGTGACGCTGAGCCTCGCAGTTCCCGCATTCCTGCTTGCGCGGGCCATTTCGCGGCCCGACTTCACACCGAACGCGCGGTTGCTTTGGCTCGCACTCGCCCCTGCTCTTCTCCTGGCCGGAACCATTCTGGAAATGACGTTGGTTCCGAAGACGGAATGGCACACGCGGATGGAAGGCCATAACTCGATCACCTGCATGGTTCTTATTCCGATGCTGGCGCTCGTGCCGTTTGCTGCGATTTTCTACGCGCTGAAATCGGGCGCACCCGCAAACTCGTCGATGGCAGGCGCAATCGCCGGTCTTCTGGCGGGAGGCATCGCAGCAACGCTCTATGCATCCCACTGCACGGACGACAGTCCCATGTTCGTCGCCGCGTGGTATCCATTCGGCATCGTCTTGATGACCATTCTAGGAACGCTGCTGGGCAAACGCTTCCTGCGCTGGTAG
- a CDS encoding lysine-2,3-aminomutase-like protein yields the protein MSRHAGKITTVGDLVARGLAAEAQRSDLEAVASRYAVALTPELAHLINPDDPTDPIARQFVPDIRELETHPAELGDPIGDRIKSPAPGVVHRYPDRVLLKIASVCPVYCRFCFRREMVGPENGEALSATDFKAALAYIGANPGIWEVILTGGDPFVLSPRRIREATEALSHIGHVKVLRWHTRVPVVDSGRITPEFISALKATQQTVFVGLHVNHPHELTPKARVAIASLVDAGLPMVSQTVLLRGVNDDANTLEALMRALVELRVKPYYLHHGDLAPGTAHFRTTVEQGQDLMRELRRRLSGLALPTYVLDIPGAHGKVPLERYVTPTGDGKYAVTDSRGDIHDYDDCCAAPDTP from the coding sequence ATGTCGCGCCATGCGGGAAAAATAACGACTGTCGGCGATCTCGTTGCGCGAGGACTCGCAGCAGAGGCGCAGCGCTCGGACCTTGAAGCCGTCGCGTCGCGCTACGCCGTCGCGTTAACACCCGAACTCGCGCACCTGATCAACCCAGATGATCCGACCGATCCGATCGCACGCCAGTTCGTGCCGGACATCCGCGAACTTGAAACACACCCAGCCGAGCTCGGAGACCCAATCGGTGACCGCATCAAAAGTCCGGCGCCGGGCGTGGTGCACCGTTATCCAGACCGCGTGCTGCTAAAAATCGCCAGCGTATGCCCGGTCTACTGCCGCTTCTGTTTCCGCAGGGAAATGGTTGGCCCCGAGAATGGCGAAGCATTGTCGGCCACCGACTTCAAAGCCGCACTCGCTTATATCGGCGCGAACCCCGGCATTTGGGAAGTCATCCTGACCGGCGGCGATCCATTCGTTCTGTCGCCCCGCCGCATACGCGAGGCAACCGAAGCGCTCTCACATATCGGCCACGTCAAAGTTCTGCGCTGGCATACGCGCGTTCCGGTCGTCGATTCCGGACGGATCACGCCGGAGTTCATCTCCGCACTCAAGGCGACGCAACAGACTGTGTTTGTCGGCCTGCACGTCAACCATCCGCACGAGCTGACACCCAAGGCACGCGTCGCAATCGCCTCTCTGGTCGATGCGGGGCTTCCGATGGTGAGCCAGACCGTTCTGCTGCGCGGCGTGAATGACGACGCCAACACGCTCGAAGCATTGATGCGTGCGCTGGTCGAGCTACGCGTCAAACCCTATTACCTGCACCACGGAGATCTGGCTCCCGGCACAGCACACTTCCGCACGACGGTAGAGCAAGGGCAGGACCTCATGCGGGAACTTCGCCGCCGCCTCTCTGGCCTCGCGCTGCCGACGTATGTGCTCGATATCCCGGGCGCGCACGGCAAGGTGCCGTTGGAGCGCTATGTGACGCCAACAGGTGACGGCAAATATGCCGTCACCGATTCACGCGGCGACATTCACGATTATGACGATTGTTGCGCGGCGCCAGATACGCCCTGA
- a CDS encoding NAD(P)/FAD-dependent oxidoreductase has translation MTLNTHTHSYYAATANALEPFPVLEGTVTADVCVVGGGFSGVAAALLMAERGRSVVLVEADRIGSGASGRSGGQLIGGISGEAEIIRQLGPSGAKLVRDIRYIGHEIVDRWVTRYSIACDWKRGWMEVATRPRHMQALRTYVDERRREGDGADLKIVEPEEIGRVLGTSAYHGGYIDPSSGHLHPLNLCLGEARAAADIGVRIFERSRVLSLGGGARPWVQTERGRVEARIVILAGEIFDRFGKPKLSGLMLPTGSYIIATEPLSEGLATEINPQDLAVADSNVVVDYFRMSADRRMLFGGRCNYSNRDPKDIAGSIRPRMIQIFPQLRDAKIDFAWGGRIGIVINRVPAMGRLEPNLYHFGGYSGHGISASHIAASIVCDAISGTTERFDLFDRIRHRHLPFSGQFGNEMLALGMLYYRMRDLI, from the coding sequence GTGACCTTGAATACTCATACACACTCCTATTACGCAGCGACGGCGAACGCTCTGGAGCCATTTCCTGTTCTTGAAGGAACGGTGACAGCGGACGTGTGCGTTGTCGGCGGGGGCTTTTCCGGCGTAGCCGCGGCGCTGTTAATGGCGGAACGCGGGCGGTCCGTCGTGCTGGTCGAAGCGGACCGGATCGGGTCGGGCGCGTCGGGACGTAGCGGCGGGCAATTGATCGGCGGCATTAGCGGTGAAGCGGAAATCATCCGGCAGCTCGGACCGTCGGGTGCCAAGCTCGTGCGGGATATTCGCTATATCGGGCACGAGATCGTCGATCGCTGGGTTACGCGATATAGCATCGCCTGCGATTGGAAACGGGGATGGATGGAGGTCGCGACACGTCCACGCCACATGCAAGCGCTCCGCACCTATGTCGATGAGCGCCGCCGCGAGGGGGATGGCGCGGATCTGAAGATCGTGGAGCCGGAAGAGATCGGTCGCGTGCTCGGCACATCTGCCTATCATGGCGGGTACATCGATCCCTCAAGCGGGCATTTGCATCCGCTCAATCTCTGTTTGGGTGAAGCCCGTGCGGCGGCCGACATTGGCGTTCGGATATTCGAGCGTTCTCGTGTTCTCTCTCTCGGCGGCGGCGCGCGGCCTTGGGTGCAGACCGAGCGAGGGCGGGTGGAAGCGCGGATCGTCATTCTTGCCGGTGAGATTTTCGATCGCTTCGGTAAGCCGAAGCTTTCCGGTCTGATGCTGCCAACCGGAAGCTACATCATAGCGACCGAGCCTTTGAGCGAAGGTCTCGCAACAGAGATCAATCCGCAGGATCTCGCGGTGGCGGACAGCAATGTCGTCGTCGATTATTTTCGGATGTCGGCGGATCGGCGCATGCTGTTTGGCGGGCGCTGCAACTATTCGAACCGCGATCCGAAAGACATCGCCGGGTCGATCCGTCCGCGGATGATCCAGATATTTCCGCAGCTCAGAGATGCGAAAATCGACTTCGCGTGGGGCGGGCGGATCGGCATCGTCATCAATCGTGTTCCGGCGATGGGACGGCTGGAGCCGAACCTCTATCACTTCGGGGGGTATTCGGGGCATGGGATTAGCGCGTCGCACATCGCCGCGTCGATCGTATGCGATGCGATCTCAGGGACGACGGAGCGCTTCGATCTCTTCGACCGCATCCGTCACCGGCACTTACCGTTCAGCGGACAGTTCGGCAACGAAATGCTGGCGCTCGGAATGCTTTACTATCGGATGCGCGATCTCATCTGA
- the epmA gene encoding EF-P lysine aminoacylase EpmA: MSQPSPWWKPGRHSDRRPFLTARGRIKTAIRDWFLAEGFQEVEPGCLQVSPGNETHLHAFRTELVGTDLQRRDRYLHTSPEFAMKKLLAAGETKIFAFAPVFRNRERGALHAPEFTMLEWYRVDEPYETLWADCDAIVKIAAKSTGHTPWTFRGKTCDPLALYDWTTLYQAFAQFVEIPLHEAMGDRDALARLAEAQNIRTAPDDTWSDVFSRVLTEKIEPWLGLYRPEVLCRYPIEEAALARPDPEDPLVAERFELYCCGVELANGFGELTDAAEQRRRFEEQMAAKERIYGERIPIDEDFLAALAEMPPACGCALGFDRLVMLATGAERVDQVIWTPMEGETR; encoded by the coding sequence ATGTCGCAACCCTCCCCCTGGTGGAAGCCCGGCCGGCACTCCGATCGTAGACCGTTTCTGACGGCCCGAGGACGGATCAAGACGGCAATCCGAGACTGGTTCCTGGCAGAAGGCTTCCAGGAGGTGGAACCCGGCTGTCTGCAAGTCTCACCCGGCAATGAGACCCATCTCCACGCCTTCCGGACGGAGCTCGTGGGAACAGACCTCCAGCGCCGCGATCGCTATCTCCACACCTCGCCCGAATTCGCCATGAAGAAACTTCTGGCCGCTGGCGAAACCAAAATTTTTGCGTTCGCACCTGTCTTCCGCAATCGCGAGCGCGGCGCACTCCACGCACCGGAATTCACGATGCTCGAATGGTATCGCGTGGACGAACCCTACGAAACCCTTTGGGCTGATTGCGACGCGATCGTCAAAATTGCCGCGAAATCCACCGGGCACACGCCATGGACGTTTCGCGGCAAGACCTGCGATCCGCTCGCCCTCTATGATTGGACGACGCTCTATCAGGCATTCGCGCAGTTTGTGGAGATACCTCTGCACGAAGCGATGGGCGATCGCGATGCGCTGGCGCGCCTTGCAGAAGCGCAGAATATACGCACCGCGCCCGACGACACTTGGTCGGATGTTTTCAGTCGCGTGTTGACGGAAAAGATAGAACCGTGGCTCGGCCTCTATCGCCCCGAAGTGTTGTGCCGATACCCGATTGAAGAAGCCGCGCTCGCTCGCCCCGATCCCGAAGACCCGCTCGTCGCGGAACGCTTCGAGTTGTATTGCTGTGGCGTCGAACTGGCGAACGGCTTCGGCGAATTGACGGACGCAGCCGAGCAGCGCCGCCGCTTCGAAGAGCAAATGGCCGCGAAGGAACGGATCTACGGCGAGCGCATTCCCATCGATGAGGACTTCCTCGCCGCATTGGCAGAAATGCCGCCTGCCTGCGGTTGCGCCCTCGGTTTCGATCGGCTCGTGATGCTGGCAACCGGAGCCGAGCGTGTCGATCAGGTGATCTGGACACCGATGGAAGGCGAGACCAGATAA
- a CDS encoding tyrosyl-tRNA synthetase, whose protein sequence is MLKKVIPAALASIMAVSALVPATTTPAEARRGGAIVAGALIGLTAGAIIANSSRADAYERSRWRDRCDRWHYRCNRGDDRACYAFDNNCG, encoded by the coding sequence ATGCTGAAGAAAGTAATTCCTGCTGCGCTGGCCTCAATCATGGCGGTGTCTGCTCTCGTTCCCGCAACGACGACTCCGGCAGAAGCCCGCCGTGGCGGCGCCATCGTCGCCGGTGCGCTGATCGGCTTGACCGCTGGTGCCATCATCGCCAATTCCAGCCGCGCCGACGCCTACGAGCGTAGCCGCTGGCGCGATCGTTGCGACCGCTGGCACTATCGCTGCAACCGCGGCGACGACCGTGCTTGCTACGCGTTCGACAACAACTGCGGCTAA
- the efp gene encoding elongation factor P — protein MVKVIASSVRKGNVLDLDGRLAVVMHAENIHPGKGTPVTHLEMRRIADGVKVVERYRTTDQVERAYLDEKDYNYLYEDDMGYNFMQPETFDQITIPRDVIGDQGQWLQEGMTCLVSLHEGNPISVELPQRVTFEIVEADPVVKGQTASSSYKPAKLSNGARVMVPPHIGTGTRVVVMTEDGSYVERAKD, from the coding sequence GTGGTGAAGGTTATTGCAAGCTCGGTGCGCAAAGGCAACGTGCTCGATCTGGACGGCCGGTTGGCGGTCGTCATGCACGCCGAGAACATTCATCCCGGCAAGGGTACGCCCGTCACGCATCTCGAGATGCGGCGTATTGCAGACGGCGTCAAGGTGGTGGAACGCTATCGGACGACCGACCAGGTTGAGCGCGCCTACCTGGACGAGAAGGACTACAATTATCTTTACGAAGACGACATGGGCTACAACTTCATGCAGCCCGAAACATTCGATCAGATCACCATTCCGCGTGACGTGATCGGCGATCAGGGTCAATGGTTGCAGGAAGGCATGACGTGCCTCGTCTCGCTGCACGAAGGCAACCCAATCTCGGTCGAGCTTCCGCAGCGCGTGACGTTCGAGATCGTCGAAGCCGATCCGGTTGTGAAGGGGCAGACGGCGTCGTCGTCGTATAAGCCTGCGAAGCTGTCGAACGGCGCTCGCGTGATGGTGCCGCCGCACATCGGAACCGGCACCCGCGTCGTCGTGATGACGGAAGACGGCTCCTACGTCGAGCGCGCGAAAGACTAA
- a CDS encoding sigma-70 family RNA polymerase sigma factor yields MDRKARDNERADLMRAALAGDENAYRALLSDLSQFLRAVVRRGFSGFSGAPNDFEDVVQDVLLAIHLKRHTWDPTLPLGPWVLAIARNKMIDAARRRGRRPEVTIDLSEFEIEGDNQQAAIDAYDVTRVLDRLSERNRDIVRAISIDGQTARDVAERLGMTEVAVRVALHRSLKQLAETYAEPSK; encoded by the coding sequence GTGGATCGAAAGGCGCGTGACAACGAACGGGCGGACCTGATGCGGGCAGCGCTCGCCGGGGATGAGAACGCCTATCGCGCGCTTTTGAGTGACCTGTCGCAATTCCTGCGCGCCGTCGTTCGTCGGGGCTTCTCCGGCTTCTCTGGCGCACCGAATGACTTTGAGGATGTGGTGCAAGACGTGCTGCTGGCTATTCATCTCAAACGGCATACTTGGGACCCGACGTTGCCGCTCGGGCCCTGGGTGCTCGCGATCGCGCGCAACAAGATGATCGATGCAGCGCGCCGACGTGGCCGTCGTCCGGAAGTGACGATCGATCTGAGCGAATTCGAAATCGAGGGCGACAACCAGCAGGCCGCGATAGACGCCTATGACGTCACGCGCGTGCTCGACCGTCTTTCCGAACGCAATCGCGACATCGTCCGCGCCATCAGCATTGACGGGCAAACCGCGCGTGATGTCGCCGAACGACTTGGCATGACAGAAGTTGCCGTCCGCGTTGCGTTACATCGCAGCCTGAAACAGCTCGCCGAAACCTATGCGGAGCCATCGAAATGA
- a CDS encoding glutamine synthetase family protein — MTASFGAPPSEDGEFGVGTTPESLRHWLRQHRIEEIDCAIPDIAGVARGKTMPAEKFVKLDAVHLPISIFHQTITGDYVGFEEDGQQLYAESDLMMVPDLSTIRPAPWASSPTAQVIHDARWQSGAPVEIAPRNVLKHITELYDKEGWRPVVAPEIEFYLTKTNPDPDYPLEPPMGRSGRPGAGRQAYSLGAVDEYDKIVDDIYEFAERQYLKIDTIIHEGGAAQLEINLLHGDPVDLADQVFLFKRTIREAAFTHGCYATFMAKPLANEPGSAMHIHQSIVDAKTGQNIFTLESGEPSPLFFNFIAGQQTCLPAAMCLIAPYVNSYRRLVPNSAAPINVEWGYDNRSAGLRVPISPPAARRVETRLAGADSNPYLAIAASLACGYIGMKSALEPRPAVVGNAYQNRRQLPRGLLEALTEFEHSSPLHDILGQRFCHVYLALKRSEFEEFMRVISPWEREHLLLSV, encoded by the coding sequence ATGACGGCCTCTTTCGGCGCCCCACCTAGCGAAGACGGCGAATTCGGTGTCGGAACGACGCCCGAGTCTCTGCGGCACTGGTTACGCCAGCATCGGATCGAAGAAATCGACTGCGCTATTCCCGATATCGCAGGCGTCGCACGCGGCAAGACGATGCCGGCCGAGAAATTCGTCAAGCTCGACGCGGTTCACCTGCCGATCTCGATTTTCCATCAGACCATCACGGGTGACTACGTCGGCTTCGAGGAAGACGGGCAGCAGCTCTACGCCGAGAGCGACTTGATGATGGTGCCGGACCTTTCGACGATCCGCCCCGCGCCGTGGGCATCAAGTCCGACAGCTCAAGTCATACACGACGCGCGCTGGCAGAGCGGCGCACCGGTCGAGATTGCACCTCGCAACGTGCTGAAGCACATCACCGAACTCTACGACAAGGAAGGCTGGCGCCCGGTCGTTGCGCCCGAAATCGAATTCTATCTCACCAAAACAAACCCCGATCCGGACTATCCGCTAGAGCCGCCGATGGGGCGCTCAGGTCGTCCGGGCGCAGGACGCCAAGCCTACAGCCTCGGTGCGGTCGACGAGTACGACAAGATCGTCGACGACATCTACGAGTTTGCCGAACGCCAATATCTGAAGATCGATACGATCATCCATGAAGGTGGCGCAGCGCAGCTTGAAATCAATCTGCTGCACGGTGATCCGGTCGATCTCGCCGATCAGGTGTTTCTGTTCAAGCGCACCATTCGCGAGGCTGCATTCACGCACGGCTGCTATGCGACGTTCATGGCGAAGCCGCTCGCCAACGAGCCGGGCAGCGCCATGCACATTCATCAAAGCATCGTTGATGCGAAGACGGGCCAGAATATTTTCACGCTTGAATCCGGCGAACCCAGCCCGCTGTTCTTCAACTTCATCGCAGGACAGCAAACGTGCCTTCCCGCCGCGATGTGCCTCATCGCTCCTTACGTCAATTCCTATCGCCGCCTGGTACCCAACAGCGCTGCGCCGATCAACGTCGAATGGGGCTACGACAATCGCTCGGCAGGCTTGCGTGTTCCAATCTCTCCACCCGCTGCACGTCGCGTGGAAACGCGTCTCGCAGGCGCGGATTCAAATCCCTATCTCGCAATCGCCGCGAGCCTCGCGTGCGGATATATCGGAATGAAATCCGCACTAGAGCCGCGCCCCGCTGTGGTTGGAAACGCATATCAGAACCGGCGCCAGTTACCGCGCGGTCTACTGGAAGCATTGACGGAGTTCGAACACAGCTCCCCGCTGCACGACATTCTCGGCCAGCGCTTCTGCCATGTTTATCTGGCGTTGAAACGCAGCGAGTTCGAAGAATTCATGCGCGTCATCAGCCCCTGGGAACGCGAACACCTGTTGTTGAGCGTTTAG
- a CDS encoding DUF6980 family protein, which translates to MWTLPPANSHHCCASMTMALQFSCDQHPDPFDCPDALLIYNDILDEYGIVIHDGSASYLLIDACPWCGTRLPESARDKWFDAVDALNLADGEEPPREYLTSAWRRGAR; encoded by the coding sequence GTGTGGACACTTCCGCCCGCCAATTCCCATCATTGCTGTGCTTCAATGACGATGGCGCTACAGTTTTCGTGCGATCAGCATCCCGACCCATTCGATTGTCCGGATGCCTTGCTAATCTACAATGACATATTGGACGAATATGGCATCGTTATTCACGATGGTTCGGCATCGTATCTGTTGATTGACGCGTGTCCGTGGTGTGGAACGCGATTGCCCGAGAGCGCGCGGGACAAATGGTTCGACGCCGTTGATGCCTTGAACCTCGCAGATGGCGAGGAGCCTCCGCGGGAATATCTCACGTCGGCATGGCGGCGAGGTGCGCGATAG
- a CDS encoding DUF3307 domain-containing protein, protein MTPAHAALAAMAYLLVKHAVADFLLQTEAIYRQKGIYGAPGGLVHAFIHVALTAPIFVLWPGGGVALAVAILVAEFIVHYHIDWLKERIVRSNGWKASDPQYWHALGLDQLLHGLTYVAILWTWLPP, encoded by the coding sequence ATGACGCCAGCACACGCGGCCCTCGCCGCCATGGCCTACCTGCTCGTCAAGCATGCCGTCGCGGATTTCCTGCTACAGACGGAGGCGATCTATCGCCAGAAGGGCATCTATGGCGCGCCCGGCGGCCTGGTTCACGCCTTCATCCATGTCGCGCTGACTGCACCGATATTCGTGCTCTGGCCGGGCGGCGGCGTGGCGTTGGCTGTCGCCATCCTCGTCGCCGAATTCATTGTCCATTATCATATCGACTGGCTGAAGGAGCGGATTGTCCGCAGCAACGGTTGGAAAGCCAGCGATCCCCAATACTGGCACGCGTTAGGCCTGGACCAGTTGCTCCATGGCCTGACCTACGTTGCCATCCTATGGACCTGGCTGCCTCCCTGA
- a CDS encoding molybdopterin-containing oxidoreductase family protein, giving the protein MNEQLKREKFFGACPHDCPDTCSMVYEVVDGRLAEVRGNKDHPMTRGGLCVKVKDFAEHHANPDRLMYPLRRSGPKGSNQFEQITWDEAISEIGERWREIIATYGSQAIMPYSYLGNMGLVQGINSGDPFFNRLGSTVNEKTFCASGSSTAWLLTVGPTGGVDPESFVHSKYIVIWACNSISTNLHHWPFVLEAQKRGAKVVVIDSFKSRTAKAGDWHICPKPGTDSALAMGVINSIIAQGLVDQDYVDKYTHGYPELKERAAEFTPEYVEGITGVKAADIETFAREFATAQPSVIRIGVALERSAGGGQAIRAVCCLPALVGSWRHVGGGLLQMPLWDFPVDWAKAARPDWIKPGTRVVNNLRLGAALTGEMKLDPPIKSLFVFCTNPVSQAPETNKIVQGLQREDLFTVVAEHFLTDTAKYADIVLPAAMAGEAEDMMWSWGHFYFTYNQKAIDPPGECRPTSDMWRLLAKEMGFDDPVFKMTDSELCAEYINWADPKMGGVDMEHFKTHGYYKIEVGSADTRTPHAEGKFPTPSGKVEFLLHDAKNFVAGPFRAMYDGEQSGEPVDPLPGFVPARERPETNPERAKLYSLNIISPKSHAFLNSCYANEPHKVKVQGDQYVMISPSDATRRMIREGDPVRVYNDRGDFEGVARVTDDVPDGVVVATLGYWRSLNRSDGSVNSISSDAWCGLGRAPTFSDNLVEVQRVN; this is encoded by the coding sequence ATGAATGAACAATTGAAGCGCGAGAAGTTTTTTGGGGCGTGTCCGCACGATTGCCCCGACACCTGCTCGATGGTCTATGAAGTGGTCGACGGTCGGCTGGCAGAGGTTCGCGGCAACAAAGACCACCCGATGACGCGCGGCGGCCTTTGCGTGAAGGTCAAGGATTTCGCCGAGCACCACGCCAATCCTGATCGCTTAATGTATCCGCTTCGGCGCAGCGGCCCAAAAGGTTCCAACCAGTTCGAGCAAATCACGTGGGATGAAGCCATCTCCGAGATCGGCGAACGTTGGCGCGAGATCATCGCCACCTATGGCAGCCAGGCAATCATGCCTTACAGCTACCTGGGCAACATGGGCCTCGTGCAGGGGATCAACTCCGGCGATCCCTTTTTCAATCGCCTCGGAAGCACGGTGAACGAAAAGACGTTCTGCGCTTCGGGGTCATCGACAGCGTGGCTCCTCACCGTCGGACCGACGGGCGGTGTCGATCCCGAAAGCTTCGTCCATTCGAAATACATCGTCATCTGGGCCTGCAATTCGATCTCGACGAACCTGCATCACTGGCCGTTCGTGCTCGAGGCGCAGAAGCGCGGCGCGAAGGTCGTCGTCATCGACTCGTTCAAATCCCGCACCGCGAAAGCTGGCGACTGGCACATCTGTCCGAAGCCCGGCACCGATAGCGCGCTGGCAATGGGCGTCATCAATTCGATCATCGCGCAGGGCCTCGTCGATCAGGATTACGTAGATAAGTACACCCACGGTTATCCGGAGCTGAAAGAGCGCGCTGCCGAATTCACGCCCGAGTATGTGGAAGGCATCACCGGCGTCAAAGCGGCCGATATCGAAACGTTCGCGCGAGAGTTCGCAACAGCTCAGCCGTCGGTCATCCGCATCGGCGTTGCGCTCGAACGGAGCGCTGGTGGCGGTCAGGCGATCCGCGCAGTTTGCTGCCTCCCCGCGCTCGTCGGTTCATGGCGCCATGTCGGCGGCGGCCTTTTGCAGATGCCGCTCTGGGATTTCCCTGTCGATTGGGCCAAGGCCGCAAGACCGGACTGGATCAAACCCGGCACCCGCGTCGTCAATAACCTGAGGCTTGGCGCGGCGCTCACCGGAGAAATGAAGCTCGATCCGCCGATCAAGAGCCTATTCGTATTCTGCACCAACCCCGTGTCACAGGCGCCCGAAACGAACAAGATCGTGCAAGGCCTTCAGCGCGAGGATCTCTTCACCGTCGTCGCCGAGCACTTCCTGACCGACACGGCAAAATATGCCGACATCGTTCTCCCCGCGGCGATGGCGGGCGAAGCCGAAGACATGATGTGGTCGTGGGGTCATTTCTATTTCACCTATAACCAGAAGGCGATTGACCCGCCGGGCGAATGCCGCCCCACGAGCGACATGTGGCGGTTGCTGGCGAAAGAGATGGGCTTCGACGACCCGGTCTTCAAAATGACCGACAGCGAACTCTGCGCCGAATACATCAACTGGGCCGACCCGAAGATGGGCGGCGTCGACATGGAGCACTTCAAAACCCACGGCTACTACAAGATCGAAGTGGGTTCGGCCGACACGCGCACGCCGCATGCTGAAGGCAAATTCCCGACGCCATCAGGCAAGGTCGAGTTCCTGCTGCACGACGCAAAGAACTTCGTCGCAGGACCGTTCCGCGCCATGTACGACGGCGAACAGTCGGGCGAGCCCGTCGATCCGCTGCCGGGATTCGTTCCGGCACGCGAACGACCCGAGACGAACCCCGAGCGCGCCAAGCTCTACTCGCTCAATATCATCTCGCCGAAGAGCCACGCATTCCTGAACTCGTGCTACGCCAACGAACCGCACAAGGTCAAAGTTCAGGGCGATCAATACGTCATGATCTCACCGAGTGACGCAACACGGCGCATGATCCGCGAAGGCGATCCGGTGCGTGTCTATAACGATCGCGGTGACTTCGAAGGCGTCGCGCGCGTAACGGACGACGTGCCGGATGGCGTCGTGGTGGCGACGCTGGGCTACTGGCGGTCGCTCAATCGCTCGGATGGCTCGGTCAATTCCATTTCGTCGGACGCGTGGTGCGGATTAGGCCGCGCGCCGACGTTCTCGGACAACCTTGTTGAGGTTCAGCGGGTGAACTGA